The sequence below is a genomic window from Desulfomonile tiedjei.
GCCTTTTTCTGTTGAAGCTGTGAAATTTTTTTACCGAACAGCCGAAGCGATCCGGTTTCCCTCCTACCTCATTCAGAGAAAGCAGCCTGTTGTAAACATAGAGCGTGGTATCTTCGAATCCCTTGGCCATGAGTGGTCCCGTGAACTGCTGAAACCTCATGGCAAATTGCAGCCATTCTCTCTTATTTTCTTCGCCCAAGTACGGCGGGAACTGCAAGAGCAGGAATCGCCTGACAAACTTCAATTCATTTATCAATGCCGGATTCACGGCTGTAGCAGCGTCAATGGCATCTTGAATGTATTTTCGGTCACTCTCGCCAAGGCCTCGCTGATCGACGTATGTTCGGTACACCGGGAACGCTGCCAAAACCTCCATTATCGCCCTACGAAGGCCGTACATGGTTATGTCCCTGCCGTGCCGGTCCCGGCTGGAAATGCTTCTTACCAATTGAGCCAAGTTGTTAACGTCTCCGGCCATGTGTTCCACGATGATCAGTTTTTTCTTTTCCCGGGCCAACTCTGAGAATTCGCCCCGAAATCCCGTGAAGTTGGCGTACGCTCTATTAAACGTCCTGCTGTTCTTTCGATCGCAGAACAACCCGGTGACATAATTGATGAAATCATAGCCGGTTGTGCCCTGCACGGGCCAGGGTTCGCAGAGGTCCTCATCGAGGTCCAGTATCTTCTCTACGATCAGGTAGGTGGCCGGAGCCTTTTCCCGTATCCGGTGCAAATAGCCGGCCGGGTCGTACAGCCCGTCCAAATGGTCGATCCTTAACCCCGAAATCGCGCCGGCGTTAAGAAGGTCGAACACGAGTTGATGGGTACGGTCGAATACCTCTTCATCTTGCACTCTCAATGATATCAAATCGTTAATATTGAAAAACCGTCGGTAGTTTATTTCCTTGGTTGCCACTTTCCAGTACGACAACTTAAATAACTGGGAAACGAGCAAATCATCCAGGAAAGTGAAGGTCTCCGGTTTGCCCGCGCGTCCGTTTAGAATCCGCACATTCCTGTTCATCAACTTCTTGAAATCAGGATTGTGCGAATATTCGTTCCACAGGAGTTGCTTAATGAATTGTATCGTAATGTTGCGATCCGCTGTTTCCTCTTCGGATGCAAGGGTTTTCAAAACGTAAAGCGCTCCCAGCAGCCTTACAAAACCGGGGTTGTCTTCGCCGAGCTTGCTTTTCAGCGGTGCCAAGAGCCGAGAGAAAACCTTGTGGTAGGACTCGATTCTTACCGGTAAGGCGAAGTCATAGTAGCGCACCATCAGACCGGTTGGCCCGTAGATGAGCTTCATCTCCCCGTCCTCTAGAGACTCGCCATAGAATCGTCCGAGAAACGGCGCGAGAACCCTCCCTCTGAGGCCTTCGTATGAATGGTCCCAGTCAATGTCAAAGAACGAGAAGTAATCGGAGCCTTGGCCTTTTTCCAGCACGTCCATCAACATCTCATTTTCGCTGTCAAAGGCCATGTGATTCGGAATAATATCTTGGACCCATCCCAACCCGTTTTTCCGCGCTTCCTCCGTGAGGAGCGCAAAATCCTTGGTAGTGCCCAGTTCAGGATTGAGTTGATTGGGGTCAACCACATCGTACCCGTGAAGGCTTCCCTTCTTCGCTCTGAAAATGGGTGAGGCATAGATATCGGATATGCCTAACCGGGTAAGATATTTGATAATCTTCTTGGCCGAGCGGAACCCGAAAGCAGGATTGAACTGGAGCCGGTAGGTAGCAACAGGGATACGCATCAAGCCACACACTCCGAATTGCGTCTTAACAGCACAATAGAATACGGATTGAGCCGAAGTGACAACTCACCTTCAGAAATGACCTCTGATGGCACCGTGCTACCCGGACCGCCCCAGTTGGATTCCGAGGAATCGATTTCCCTGGCCCACGAACCGGCAGGCAATGGAAGAAGAAAATCGGACAAGGTGTTGGAAAAGTGAAAGATGGCGACCGCTTCCTCGAGATCGTGCCGGCGACGCAAGATTAGTGTCCGCTCGCGATAGAACCCGCTAATTTCCATTGGGTCACTTC
It includes:
- the treY gene encoding malto-oligosyltrehalose synthase, producing the protein MRIPVATYRLQFNPAFGFRSAKKIIKYLTRLGISDIYASPIFRAKKGSLHGYDVVDPNQLNPELGTTKDFALLTEEARKNGLGWVQDIIPNHMAFDSENEMLMDVLEKGQGSDYFSFFDIDWDHSYEGLRGRVLAPFLGRFYGESLEDGEMKLIYGPTGLMVRYYDFALPVRIESYHKVFSRLLAPLKSKLGEDNPGFVRLLGALYVLKTLASEEETADRNITIQFIKQLLWNEYSHNPDFKKLMNRNVRILNGRAGKPETFTFLDDLLVSQLFKLSYWKVATKEINYRRFFNINDLISLRVQDEEVFDRTHQLVFDLLNAGAISGLRIDHLDGLYDPAGYLHRIREKAPATYLIVEKILDLDEDLCEPWPVQGTTGYDFINYVTGLFCDRKNSRTFNRAYANFTGFRGEFSELAREKKKLIIVEHMAGDVNNLAQLVRSISSRDRHGRDITMYGLRRAIMEVLAAFPVYRTYVDQRGLGESDRKYIQDAIDAATAVNPALINELKFVRRFLLLQFPPYLGEENKREWLQFAMRFQQFTGPLMAKGFEDTTLYVYNRLLSLNEVGGKPDRFGCSVKKFHSFNRKRQRRWPASLNATSTHDTKRGEDVRARINVLSEIPLEWEQNLRNWNRINKAKKERVKGTYVPDKNDEYFLYQTLLGAFPFSEEQYVEFVARIKEYMIKAVREAKVHTEWIQPDTAYEEAYLAFLDRILEPSDDNAFLKEFRPFQRKISHYGVLNSLSQALIKITAPGVPDFYQGTELWDLNLVDPDNRRTVDFETRAALLEDLRSRATEDQRKLIHELLANVETGKIKLFLVHRALQARNDSLDTFQKGRYTALRTYGRFEHNIVAFARNYADKWSVTIAPRFLCEVVPDGDFPLGDRVWQDTGVLLPEHCARSLSNVFTQDVISVDNVLSVGQALKDFPVGLLIGKS